One region of Corynebacterium capitovis DSM 44611 genomic DNA includes:
- the greA gene encoding transcription elongation factor GreA, translated as MAETQQQYITPEMKAKLENELQALIDNRPVIAAEINERREEGDLKENAGYDAAREQQDQEEARIKQISEILANSTTERAGVVEGVAHVGSVVHVFYNGDENDKETFLIGTRAASTGNKDLETYSENSPLGAAVIGASEGETRTYTAPNGREISVTIVDAAPYDSDKAARPRGQA; from the coding sequence ATGGCTGAAACCCAGCAGCAGTACATCACGCCTGAGATGAAGGCGAAGCTCGAAAACGAGCTCCAGGCACTCATCGACAACCGGCCGGTCATCGCCGCCGAGATCAACGAGCGTCGCGAAGAGGGTGACCTCAAAGAAAACGCCGGCTACGACGCCGCCCGGGAGCAGCAGGACCAAGAGGAAGCTCGGATCAAGCAGATCTCCGAGATCCTGGCCAATTCCACCACCGAACGGGCTGGGGTTGTCGAAGGTGTGGCCCACGTCGGCTCCGTGGTCCACGTCTTCTACAACGGAGATGAGAACGACAAGGAAACGTTCCTCATCGGTACCCGCGCCGCGTCAACCGGAAACAAGGACCTGGAGACCTACTCGGAGAACTCCCCGCTGGGCGCGGCAGTGATCGGCGCCTCCGAGGGCGAGACCCGGACGTACACCGCCCCCAACGGCAGGGAAATTTCAGTCACGATCGTCGACGCCGCGCCGTATGATTCGGATAAGGCAGCTCGTCCGCGCGGGCAGGCCTAA
- a CDS encoding transposase, protein MLIGPGQGGDNPMGIPLLENLRVQRACGRPRTRPDELRTDKAYSSRQVRDYLRKRRITATIPEPADRIANRKRKGSRGGRPPAFDTVSYKGRNVVERRFCDFKHAIVYRAGVVIADVVAWLKII, encoded by the coding sequence GTGCTCATTGGACCGGGCCAGGGTGGGGACAATCCGATGGGCATCCCCCTGCTGGAAAACCTGCGCGTGCAACGTGCCTGCGGGCGACCGCGAACGCGCCCGGATGAACTTCGCACCGACAAAGCCTATTCATCCCGCCAGGTACGCGACTATCTGCGCAAACGCCGTATCACCGCGACGATCCCCGAGCCTGCAGACCGCATCGCCAACCGCAAACGCAAAGGATCCCGCGGCGGCAGACCACCGGCATTCGACACCGTCTCATACAAGGGCCGCAATGTCGTCGAGCGCCGGTTCTGCGACTTCAAACACGCAATCGTCTACCGGGCCGGCGTCGTCATCGCTGACGTCGTCGCATGGCTCAAAATAATATGA